The following coding sequences are from one Macrobrachium rosenbergii isolate ZJJX-2024 chromosome 36, ASM4041242v1, whole genome shotgun sequence window:
- the LOC136856698 gene encoding uncharacterized protein → MARCTAEDWKYQLPWVLLGLRTAPRADGTPSTAEKTYGESLMVPGELVTEDRHNPSVQRLRDIVSKFAPCKRTYTDRSATFTPPGLASTTHVFVRDDTVRPPLTRPYRGHFRVLEQDTKAFLFALHGRDDWVSIDWVKPTLLEEDTDVTAPHPPPAQPSPQLGPHKGRRRGRPRKSQPTPAVRQTHTEGVPPMSSRSRGPLQRPSRYAD, encoded by the coding sequence atggcccgctgcaccgccgaggactggaagtaccagctaccatgggtcctcctcgggttgagaactgcccccagggccgacggcaccccatccacGGCTGAGAAAACCTACGGTGAGTCCCTCATGGTCCCGGGTGAGCTcgtgacagaggatcgccacaacccatcagtccagaggcttcgcgacatagtcagcaagttcgccccctgcaaacGGACGTATACCGACAGATcggccaccttcacgccgcccgggctggcctccaccacccacgtcttcgtcagggatgacacCGTCCGCCCGCcgctgaccaggccctacaggggtcacttccgcgtgctggagcagGACACCAAGGCGTTCCTGTTCGCACTTCACGGGAGGGACGACTGGGTGTCAATTGACTGGGTCAAGcccaccctcctggaggaggacacagacgtcaccgcaccGCACCCTCCGCCTGCTCAGCCTTCGCCACAGCTGGGCCCTCATAAGGGGCGGAGACGCGGTCGCCCCCGAAAAAGCCAGCCCACACCCGCAGTCAGGCAAACCCACACAGAGGGCGTTCCCCcgatgtcctcacgcagccgggGCCCCCtgcagcgccccagcagatacgctgactaa
- the LOC136824996 gene encoding uncharacterized protein, with amino-acid sequence MSLSTAVSDPKSLITEDHVKKALKADKGIQAFLKSWKVVDFTKRGDNYASEVRSVKVKYSTNDKEDSEVTYVVKLNPHRNFEEFQEAEPFLFEKEGKFYEELVPVLNEALISAGQKPLRFAKCFLVSLEEGKEQIYFEDLRARGFKMFDRRKGMDECHIALVISEIARLHGASYLLTKKVLEGESAEARYKFLAKDFLDFTPNTKVMFVSWMERCVDTGVMMLDRIGGYEIASAWLKSFRSEVENVLSSGVQSTRFSSICHGDCWNNNILFRYDAEGRPVEVMLLDLQMCCEASVASDLNYLLFTSVDGDVRKPNLRRFMSLYYSTYKEVLEGGDMPMHFTIEELMEEFRDKHKYGLIFAMAIVPMMLTEPEEVPDMSGADFETLMNDFRDISLEKLKTNPLCKPRFLSIFDEFMETGVIS; translated from the exons TGTCACTTTCAACGGCTGTTTCGGACCCTAAGAGTCTCATTACGGAAGACCATGTCAAGAAAGCTCTCAAGGCAGACAAGGGAATTCAGGCTTTCTTAAAATCCTGGAAGGTCGTTGATTTCACCAAACGTGGAGATAACTATGCCAGTGAAGTAAGAAGTGTAAAAGTCAAATATTCTACGAATGATAAGGAAGATAGTGAGGTCACCTATGTTGTAAAACTGAATCCTCATAGGAACTTCGAAGAGTTCCAAGAGGCAGAACCATTTCTCTTTGAAAAGGAGGGCAAATTTTATGAAGAGCTTGTGCCAGTGCTGAATGAAGCACTAATATCTGCAGGCCAAAAGCCTCTTCGTTTTGCTAAGTGCTTCCTTGTTTCCTTAGAAGAGGGAAaagaacaaatttattttgagGATCTAAGAGCAAGAGGTTTCAAAATGTTTGACAGAAGGAAAGGTATGGATGAATGTCATATTGCTCTCGTCATATCCGAGATTGCCAGACTGCATGGTGCATCTTATCTCCTGACAAAGAAGGTTCTGGAAGGAGAATCTGCAGAAGCAAGATATAAATTTCTCGCAAAAGATTTTTTGGATTTCACCCCAAATACCAAAGTAATGTTTGTCTCCTGGATGGAGAGATGTGTTGATACCGGGGTAATGATGCTGGACAGAATTGGTGGTTATGAGATTGCCAGTGCTTGGCTGAAGTCCTTCAGATCAGAAGTTGAAAATGTTTTATCCTCAGGAGTGCAAAGTACAAGATTCAGCAGCATATGCCATGGGGACTGCTGGAACAACAATATTCTATTTAG ATATGACGCTGAAGGTCGTCCAGTGGAAGTTATGTTGTTAGACCTTCAGATGTGTTGTGAAGCTTCTGTTGCAAGTGATCTGAATTACTTGCTGTTTACAAGTGTTGACGGAGACGTGAGGAAACCAAATCTCCGTCGTTTCATGTCCCTATATTATTCGACCTACAAGGAAGTCCTAGAAGGGGGCGATATGCCCATGCATTTTACCATAGAAGAACTCATGGAGGAATTCAGAGACAAGCATAAGTATGGGTTGATCTTTGCCATGGCTATCGTACCAATGATGTTGACAGAACCGGAGGAAGTTCCAGATATGTCAGGCGCAGACTTTGAAACTCTTATGAATGACTTCAGAGATATATCTTTagaaaaactcaaaacaaatCCCTTGTGTAAACCTCGCTTCCTGTCAATTTTTGACGAGTTTATGGAAACAGGCGTCATCTCATGA